One genomic region from Anabaena sp. PCC 7108 encodes:
- the rpmC gene encoding 50S ribosomal protein L29 produces MPLPKVSEARELSDEKLAEEIIAVKRQLFQLRLQKATRQLEKPHQFRHARHRLSQLLTVEGERQRAASQPTKEEK; encoded by the coding sequence ATGCCTCTTCCCAAAGTTTCAGAAGCTAGAGAATTGAGTGACGAAAAGCTGGCTGAGGAAATTATTGCTGTAAAAAGGCAACTTTTTCAGCTGCGCTTGCAGAAAGCCACTAGACAACTAGAGAAACCTCACCAGTTCAGACACGCTCGCCATCGCTTGTCCCAATTACTCACAGTAGAGGGAGAACGCCAACGGGCAGCAAGTCAGCCGACTAAAGAAGAAAAGTAG
- a CDS encoding 50S ribosomal protein L23 codes for MPNFDPRNLADLVRRPILTEKATILMEQNKYTFEVTPKSSKPEIKAAIEDLFQVKVVKVNTSLPPRKQRRVGKFIGYKPQYKKAIVTVAPGDEEKIRQVLFPEV; via the coding sequence GTGCCTAACTTTGACCCCCGCAACCTTGCTGACTTAGTGCGTCGCCCTATTCTCACCGAAAAAGCGACCATTCTGATGGAGCAAAATAAATACACTTTTGAAGTAACTCCAAAATCAAGTAAGCCAGAAATTAAAGCTGCAATTGAAGACTTATTTCAAGTCAAAGTTGTAAAAGTCAATACCTCATTACCACCACGCAAACAGCGTCGTGTCGGTAAATTTATCGGTTACAAGCCTCAATACAAGAAAGCTATTGTTACCGTTGCACCTGGGGATGAAGAGAAAATTAGACAAGTTCTATTCCCAGAAGTATAA
- the rplC gene encoding 50S ribosomal protein L3 encodes MSVGILGTKLGMTQIFDDAGRAIPVTVIQAGPCTVTQVKTKQTDGYFAVQVGYGEVKPKALNRPLLGHLAKSSAPALRHLNEYRIDNSGDYALGQEIKADIFSAGQIVDVVGTSIGRGFAGNQKRNNFGRGPMSHGSKNHRAPGSIGAGTTPGRVYPGKRMAGRLGGTRVTIRKLTVVRVDAERNLILIKGAIPGKPGALVNVLPAKIVGSK; translated from the coding sequence GTGTCAGTAGGCATTCTCGGCACCAAGCTGGGCATGACCCAAATATTTGACGATGCAGGAAGAGCTATCCCTGTAACCGTTATCCAAGCTGGGCCATGCACTGTTACACAAGTTAAAACAAAACAGACCGACGGTTACTTCGCTGTTCAAGTTGGTTATGGCGAAGTCAAACCAAAGGCATTGAACAGACCACTCTTAGGTCATTTGGCCAAATCATCTGCTCCAGCATTGCGCCACTTGAACGAGTATCGCATTGATAACTCTGGTGATTATGCTTTAGGTCAAGAAATCAAAGCAGATATTTTTAGTGCTGGTCAAATTGTAGATGTAGTCGGTACAAGTATTGGTCGCGGTTTTGCGGGCAACCAGAAGCGGAACAACTTCGGTCGCGGTCCCATGTCACATGGTTCCAAAAACCACAGAGCGCCTGGTTCCATCGGTGCTGGTACAACTCCTGGTCGTGTTTATCCCGGTAAACGGATGGCAGGGCGTTTAGGAGGTACTCGTGTCACAATTCGCAAACTGACCGTAGTGCGAGTAGATGCAGAACGCAACTTAATTCTCATTAAGGGAGCGATTCCTGGTAAGCCAGGTGCCTTAGTGAATGTTTTACCCGCAAAAATAGTTGGTAGTAAATAG
- a CDS encoding AMIN domain-containing protein gives MEMGISAAASATKLQNWLFNPKTQQLQIILSAGTTPQYFYLPQPPRLVVDLPNTQLGNVATQKNYSGTIQRIRVSQFSADITRIVIDLEPGTFVHADQVQLQPISPNNPTRWVLRPVFSHSSTFTQPISFPSPVNQPSPTPLITLPPPSTNLPLTTTNSQQPFVIAPPLNSQDPSQLSNLIIIPANSVNSLQNSRSITVPNSSPSVPDSVNYSDPILDFPIIEFGQPLPSNQ, from the coding sequence ATGGAAATGGGCATAAGTGCTGCTGCTTCAGCCACAAAACTTCAAAATTGGCTTTTTAATCCTAAAACACAGCAACTACAAATTATCCTCTCTGCAGGTACAACACCACAGTATTTCTACCTCCCCCAACCACCGCGTTTAGTTGTAGATTTGCCTAATACCCAGTTAGGCAATGTTGCCACCCAAAAAAACTACTCTGGCACAATCCAAAGAATTCGCGTTTCCCAATTCAGTGCTGACATTACCCGCATAGTCATCGATTTAGAACCAGGAACTTTTGTCCATGCAGACCAAGTACAGCTTCAGCCCATTTCCCCAAATAACCCCACGCGCTGGGTATTACGCCCCGTATTCTCCCATAGTAGCACCTTCACACAACCAATTTCTTTCCCTTCACCTGTTAATCAGCCATCCCCAACCCCTTTAATCACCCTACCACCACCATCCACTAACCTACCCCTAACAACCACCAACTCCCAGCAACCTTTTGTGATTGCACCACCTCTCAATTCTCAAGACCCTTCTCAACTATCTAATTTAATTATTATTCCCGCTAATTCTGTTAATTCTTTACAAAATTCTCGTAGCATAACGGTTCCTAATTCTTCACCTAGTGTTCCTGATTCAGTCAACTATTCAGATCCAATTCTCGATTTTCCCATAATTGAATTTGGTCAACCGTTACCGTCTAATCAATAG
- the rplV gene encoding 50S ribosomal protein L22, which produces MATDTTEVKAIARYIRISAYKVRRVLDQIRGRSYREALIILEFMPYRACDPVLKVLRSAAANAEHNEGLDRAELVITQAYADQGPVLKRFQPRAQGRAYQIRKPTCHITVAVGAGTAAK; this is translated from the coding sequence ATGGCAACTGATACTACAGAAGTTAAAGCGATCGCTCGTTATATCCGCATTTCTGCCTACAAAGTCCGTCGTGTACTCGACCAAATCCGAGGTCGCTCATACCGAGAAGCCTTAATTATCCTAGAATTCATGCCCTATCGAGCTTGTGATCCAGTATTGAAAGTACTCAGAAGTGCTGCCGCTAATGCTGAACACAACGAAGGGCTTGATAGAGCCGAACTAGTGATTACTCAGGCATATGCCGACCAAGGTCCTGTGCTGAAACGGTTCCAACCCAGAGCGCAGGGTCGAGCTTACCAAATTCGCAAACCAACCTGTCATATTACTGTAGCTGTGGGCGCAGGCACGGCTGCTAAATAA
- the rpsE gene encoding 30S ribosomal protein S5, translated as MATERKSRTKRAKKEETTWQERVIQIRRVSKVVKGGKKLSFRAIVVVGNERGQVGVGVGKASDVIGAVKKGVADGKKHLIDIPITKSNSIPHPIDGVGGGAKVMMRPAAPGTGVIAGGAVRTVLELAGVRNVLAKQLGSNNPLNNARAAVNALSTLRTFAEVAEDRGIAIENLYI; from the coding sequence ATGGCAACAGAGCGTAAAAGTAGAACAAAACGTGCCAAAAAAGAAGAAACCACTTGGCAAGAGCGAGTTATTCAGATCCGACGAGTGAGTAAAGTCGTTAAAGGTGGTAAAAAACTTAGCTTCCGGGCGATTGTGGTCGTTGGTAACGAACGCGGTCAAGTTGGCGTGGGAGTAGGTAAAGCCTCAGATGTAATTGGTGCCGTGAAAAAAGGCGTTGCCGACGGTAAAAAACATCTGATTGATATCCCTATTACCAAATCCAATTCTATTCCCCATCCCATTGATGGCGTTGGTGGCGGTGCTAAGGTGATGATGCGACCAGCAGCTCCAGGTACAGGGGTAATTGCTGGGGGAGCAGTACGGACTGTATTAGAGTTAGCAGGAGTTCGCAACGTTCTCGCCAAGCAACTCGGCTCCAACAATCCTCTCAACAATGCTAGAGCTGCAGTTAATGCCCTATCTACACTGCGAACCTTTGCTGAAGTCGCTGAGGATCGGGGTATTGCTATTGAGAATCTCTACATCTAG
- the rplD gene encoding 50S ribosomal protein L4, translating to MVESVVKNWQGEEVGQTTFDLRVAKEETAAHIVHRALVRQMTNSRQGNASTKTRSEVRGGGRKPWRQKGTGRARAGSIRSPLWRGGGVIFGPKPRDFNLKLNRKERRLALRTAFVSRAEDLIVVEEFSNELQRPKTKELVTALARWGAAPEQKSLLILSEISENVLLSARNIENLKLIAADQLNVYDLLHADKVVVTSSALEKIQEVYSA from the coding sequence ATGGTTGAGAGTGTAGTTAAAAATTGGCAAGGAGAGGAAGTTGGACAAACAACTTTCGACTTGCGAGTTGCCAAAGAAGAAACAGCGGCTCACATAGTACACCGCGCATTAGTCAGACAAATGACTAATTCTCGCCAAGGAAATGCCAGTACTAAAACTCGTTCCGAAGTTAGAGGTGGTGGTCGCAAACCCTGGCGGCAGAAAGGCACAGGTCGCGCTCGTGCAGGTTCCATTCGTTCACCACTGTGGCGTGGTGGTGGTGTAATCTTTGGTCCCAAGCCCAGAGATTTTAACCTGAAATTGAACCGCAAAGAGCGGCGTTTAGCACTGCGAACAGCTTTTGTCAGCCGTGCCGAAGATTTAATAGTTGTAGAAGAATTTAGCAACGAGCTACAACGCCCCAAAACCAAAGAATTGGTGACAGCACTGGCTCGTTGGGGAGCAGCACCCGAACAAAAATCATTATTGATTTTGTCGGAAATATCAGAAAACGTGCTTTTGTCAGCCCGCAATATAGAAAATTTAAAGCTAATTGCCGCTGATCAATTAAATGTTTACGATTTACTGCACGCTGACAAAGTTGTAGTTACATCATCAGCTTTAGAAAAAATTCAGGAGGTCTACAGTGCCTAA
- a CDS encoding DUF3172 domain-containing protein — translation MRRKSTGRSATTSKPSIFQSPTFNFATMAILGGVLLLGIGIGIAFSSTSTLSPSNVASREFIDTKAPNPDLCVQYGASAMVMDARLFVTLNPFNVYVAQPNMRPGCVLRQNNWAILENKKLVTSDQVRECKNRLNTFGFTGDLNSDKPDIRCIYQNETAQNFFLSQPGAVAPSQDTERF, via the coding sequence ATGAGACGTAAATCTACTGGTAGATCAGCTACTACTTCTAAACCCTCTATTTTCCAATCCCCTACATTTAACTTTGCCACCATGGCCATTTTGGGAGGTGTGCTGCTCTTGGGAATTGGGATTGGGATTGCGTTTAGTTCTACAAGCACGTTGAGTCCATCAAATGTGGCATCCCGTGAATTTATTGATACTAAAGCTCCAAATCCTGATCTTTGTGTACAGTATGGAGCCAGTGCGATGGTAATGGATGCCAGACTGTTTGTAACTCTCAACCCTTTTAATGTCTACGTTGCTCAACCAAATATGCGTCCTGGATGCGTTCTTCGACAAAATAACTGGGCAATTTTAGAAAATAAAAAACTTGTCACATCTGATCAGGTCAGGGAATGTAAAAATCGCCTGAATACCTTTGGCTTTACAGGTGATTTAAACAGTGATAAGCCTGATATTAGATGTATATATCAAAATGAAACTGCTCAAAACTTCTTCTTATCTCAACCTGGAGCCGTTGCACCATCTCAGGATACGGAAAGATTTTAA
- the rplR gene encoding 50S ribosomal protein L18 produces the protein MKLTRRESKQRRHRRVRGKVSGSSERPRLAVFRSNEHIYVQIIDDTQHQTLVAASTLEPELKSSLASGSNCNASAQVGKLIAVRSLEKGITKVVFDRGGNLYHGRIKALAEAAREAGLDF, from the coding sequence ATGAAACTTACTCGTAGAGAATCAAAACAGCGTCGCCATCGACGCGTTCGCGGCAAAGTTAGTGGTTCATCAGAACGTCCCAGGCTAGCTGTATTCCGTTCTAATGAACATATTTATGTTCAGATCATTGATGATACACAGCATCAAACCCTTGTAGCAGCATCAACTTTAGAACCAGAGTTGAAATCTAGTTTAGCTTCTGGGTCGAACTGCAATGCATCAGCGCAAGTTGGTAAGTTGATAGCAGTGCGATCACTGGAAAAGGGTATTACTAAAGTGGTTTTTGATCGTGGTGGCAACCTTTATCACGGACGCATCAAAGCACTAGCTGAAGCAGCACGGGAGGCTGGTTTAGATTTCTAA
- the rplX gene encoding 50S ribosomal protein L24 yields the protein MAKPQPKVFHKMHVKTGDTVQVIAGKDKGKVGEVIKALPQLSKVLIKGVNIKTKHVKPQQEGESGQIITQEFPIHSSNVMLYSTKQNVASRVCYTFTSEGKKVRMLKKTGEILNN from the coding sequence ATGGCAAAGCCCCAACCCAAAGTTTTCCACAAAATGCACGTTAAAACCGGCGACACTGTACAAGTGATTGCTGGTAAAGATAAGGGTAAAGTTGGTGAAGTGATCAAAGCACTACCCCAACTGAGTAAAGTTCTTATCAAAGGTGTGAATATTAAAACCAAACACGTTAAACCTCAGCAAGAAGGGGAATCCGGGCAGATTATCACCCAAGAATTCCCAATTCATAGCTCTAACGTGATGCTCTATTCCACCAAGCAAAATGTCGCCAGTCGCGTCTGCTACACTTTCACCTCCGAAGGTAAGAAAGTCAGAATGCTCAAAAAAACAGGCGAGATCCTCAACAATTAA
- the rplN gene encoding 50S ribosomal protein L14, with amino-acid sequence MIQPQTYLNVADNSGAKKLMCIRVLGAGNRRYGGVGDKIIAVVKESTPNMAVKKSDVVEAVIVRTRKSINRDSGMSIRFDDNAAVIINKDGNPRGTRVFGPVARELRDKNFTKIVSLAPEVL; translated from the coding sequence GTGATTCAACCCCAAACCTACCTGAATGTCGCAGATAATAGCGGTGCCAAAAAGCTAATGTGCATCCGCGTATTAGGTGCAGGTAACCGCCGTTACGGTGGCGTGGGCGATAAAATTATCGCCGTTGTCAAAGAATCCACACCCAACATGGCTGTAAAAAAGTCTGATGTTGTAGAAGCTGTCATTGTTCGTACTAGAAAAAGTATAAATAGAGATAGCGGTATGAGCATTCGTTTTGATGACAACGCCGCAGTGATCATTAACAAAGATGGTAATCCCAGAGGTACACGGGTCTTTGGACCAGTGGCACGGGAATTACGCGATAAAAATTTCACTAAAATTGTTTCTCTGGCTCCAGAGGTGCTGTAA
- the rplF gene encoding 50S ribosomal protein L6, producing MSRIGKRPITVPAKVQVAIDGTSVVIKGPKGELSRILPANVTVSQEGETLLVTRRDETRTSRQLHGLSRTLVANMVEGVSQGFQRRLEIQGVGYRAQVQGRNLVLNMGYSHQVQIEPPDGIQFAVEGTTNVIVSGYDKEIVGNTAAKIRAVRPPEPYKGKGIRYAGEVVRRKAGKTGKSGKK from the coding sequence ATGTCTCGAATTGGTAAACGTCCAATTACTGTTCCCGCCAAAGTACAAGTGGCGATTGATGGCACTAGTGTAGTCATCAAAGGTCCAAAAGGAGAACTTTCACGGATTCTACCTGCTAATGTTACAGTCTCCCAAGAAGGAGAAACATTACTAGTAACACGTCGGGATGAAACCCGTACCTCTAGGCAACTACACGGTTTAAGCCGGACTTTAGTTGCCAACATGGTTGAAGGAGTTTCTCAAGGTTTTCAACGCCGCTTGGAAATTCAAGGGGTAGGTTACCGCGCCCAAGTTCAAGGTCGTAACCTAGTTTTAAATATGGGTTACAGCCATCAAGTGCAAATAGAACCACCAGATGGAATTCAGTTTGCAGTCGAAGGTACTACTAATGTCATAGTTAGTGGCTATGACAAAGAAATTGTAGGCAACACAGCAGCTAAAATTCGTGCCGTTCGTCCACCAGAACCTTATAAAGGTAAAGGTATTCGCTATGCCGGAGAAGTGGTCAGACGGAAAGCTGGTAAGACTGGTAAGAGTGGTAAGAAGTAA
- the rpsQ gene encoding 30S ribosomal protein S17, producing MAVKERVGLVVSDKMQKTVVVAVENRAPHPKYGKIVVKTQRYKVHDEENNCKVGDRVRIQETRPLSKTKRWQITEILNTKSTT from the coding sequence ATGGCAGTCAAAGAACGAGTTGGCTTGGTAGTGAGCGACAAAATGCAAAAAACGGTGGTAGTGGCTGTAGAAAACCGCGCTCCTCATCCCAAGTACGGCAAAATTGTAGTTAAAACTCAGCGATATAAAGTCCACGATGAGGAAAATAACTGCAAAGTGGGCGATCGCGTCCGCATTCAGGAAACTAGACCTCTGAGTAAAACCAAACGCTGGCAAATCACAGAAATCCTCAACACTAAATCTACAACTTAA
- the rplE gene encoding 50S ribosomal protein L5: protein MATTRLKNLYQETIVPKLINQFQYTNVHQVPKVVKITINRGLGEAAQNAKALEASLNEIALITGQKPVVTRAKKAIAGFKIRQGMPVGIMVTLRGERMYAFLDRLVSLSLPRIRDFRGVSPKSFDGRGNYTLGVREQLIFPEVEYDSIDQIRGLDISIITTAKNDEEGRALLKEMGMPFRDQ, encoded by the coding sequence ATGGCGACAACCAGACTCAAAAACTTATACCAAGAGACAATTGTTCCCAAACTGATTAATCAGTTTCAATACACCAACGTGCATCAAGTGCCGAAGGTAGTAAAAATAACTATTAATAGAGGTTTGGGAGAAGCTGCTCAGAATGCTAAAGCATTAGAAGCGTCTTTAAACGAAATTGCACTAATAACTGGGCAAAAGCCAGTAGTGACAAGGGCAAAAAAGGCGATCGCTGGCTTCAAAATTCGTCAAGGTATGCCTGTTGGTATCATGGTGACTCTGAGAGGCGAACGGATGTATGCCTTTCTTGACCGACTTGTTAGCCTTTCCTTGCCCAGAATACGCGACTTTCGCGGCGTTAGTCCTAAAAGTTTTGACGGACGAGGCAACTACACTCTGGGTGTAAGAGAACAGCTAATTTTTCCAGAAGTCGAGTACGACAGCATCGATCAAATCCGTGGTCTCGATATTTCTATCATCACCACAGCAAAAAATGACGAAGAGGGTCGTGCTTTACTTAAAGAAATGGGAATGCCCTTTCGCGATCAATAA
- the rpsC gene encoding 30S ribosomal protein S3 has translation MGQKIHPVGFRLGITQEHQSRWFAVPDRYPELLQEDHKLRKYIEQKLGRYAQNNAGISEVRIERKADQIDLEVRTARPGVVVGRGGQGIESLRTGLQEMLGSNRQIRINVVEVQRVDADAYLIAEYIAQQLERRVSFRRVVRQSIQRAQRAGVQGIKIQVSGRLNGAEIARTEWTREGRVPLHTLRADIDYSYCTAQTVYGILGIKVWVFKGEIIPGQEETPPPPATRDRDRDRDPRRRQQQRRRQQFEDRSNEG, from the coding sequence GTGGGACAGAAAATTCATCCAGTCGGTTTTCGTCTGGGTATTACTCAAGAACATCAATCCCGTTGGTTTGCCGTTCCTGACCGTTATCCAGAACTATTACAAGAAGACCACAAACTCCGTAAGTACATAGAACAAAAACTGGGTAGATACGCTCAAAACAACGCCGGAATTTCCGAAGTACGGATTGAGCGCAAAGCTGACCAAATCGACCTAGAAGTTCGGACGGCTAGACCAGGTGTGGTTGTAGGTCGCGGTGGACAAGGTATAGAATCATTGCGAACCGGACTCCAAGAAATGTTGGGGAGCAACCGCCAAATTCGCATTAACGTAGTTGAAGTTCAACGAGTTGATGCTGATGCCTATCTGATTGCTGAATACATTGCTCAACAATTAGAACGCCGCGTTTCCTTCCGTCGGGTAGTGCGTCAATCTATTCAGCGCGCTCAAAGGGCTGGTGTACAAGGAATTAAAATTCAAGTCAGTGGTCGGCTTAACGGTGCAGAAATTGCCCGGACAGAGTGGACACGGGAGGGTAGAGTACCTTTACATACCTTACGGGCTGATATTGACTACTCTTACTGCACAGCGCAAACTGTTTACGGCATTTTGGGCATCAAAGTTTGGGTATTTAAGGGAGAAATTATTCCTGGACAGGAAGAAACTCCACCTCCACCAGCAACACGTGATCGAGACCGCGATCGTGATCCTCGTCGCCGTCAACAACAGCGTCGTCGCCAGCAGTTTGAAGACCGCTCAAATGAAGGATAG
- the rplP gene encoding 50S ribosomal protein L16, whose protein sequence is MLSPRRTKFRKQQRGRMEGLASRGSTLNFGDFALQAQEPAWITSRQIEASRRAMTRYIRRGGKIWIRIFPDKPVTMRPAETRMGSGKGNPEFWVAVVKPGRILFEIAGVSEEIAREAMRLADYKLPIKTKFIVRSQPQEQE, encoded by the coding sequence ATGTTAAGTCCTAGAAGAACTAAATTCCGCAAACAACAACGCGGAAGAATGGAGGGTCTAGCAAGCCGTGGCAGCACCCTCAACTTTGGAGATTTTGCCCTCCAAGCACAAGAACCAGCATGGATTACCTCCCGGCAAATCGAAGCTTCCCGTCGGGCGATGACTCGTTATATTCGCCGGGGTGGTAAAATCTGGATTCGGATTTTCCCTGATAAACCCGTAACCATGCGTCCCGCTGAAACCCGGATGGGTTCCGGTAAAGGGAACCCAGAATTTTGGGTGGCTGTAGTTAAACCAGGCCGAATTTTATTTGAAATCGCTGGTGTTTCCGAAGAGATAGCCCGTGAAGCCATGCGCTTGGCTGATTACAAGCTACCGATTAAAACTAAGTTTATTGTACGCTCTCAACCACAGGAGCAGGAGTAG
- a CDS encoding NAD(P)H-quinone oxidoreductase subunit N has translation MALLTTGNGLIRDLEKFGALGVYVPLEGGYEGRYRRRLRAAGYINLHITARGLGDVAAYLTKVHGVRPPHLGKKSTGSGAAVGEVYYLPPIISYQLEQLPPKSKGLLLWIIEGHILSDQEVEYLANLPKLEPRVKVVIERGGDRSFRWTPLEKTLLAS, from the coding sequence ATGGCACTACTTACCACTGGCAACGGTTTAATCCGCGATTTGGAAAAATTTGGCGCTTTGGGTGTATATGTTCCTTTGGAAGGGGGATATGAAGGTCGGTATCGCCGTCGATTGAGGGCTGCTGGCTATATCAACCTTCACATAACTGCGAGGGGACTAGGGGATGTTGCGGCCTATCTAACGAAAGTTCATGGAGTCAGACCTCCTCATTTGGGTAAAAAAAGCACTGGTAGCGGTGCAGCAGTGGGTGAGGTATATTATCTACCACCGATAATTAGCTATCAGTTAGAACAGCTTCCACCTAAATCTAAAGGTCTATTACTATGGATTATTGAGGGACATATTCTTTCTGATCAGGAAGTGGAGTATTTGGCTAATTTGCCCAAGTTAGAACCAAGAGTTAAAGTTGTGATTGAACGAGGTGGCGATCGCTCTTTCCGTTGGACACCTTTGGAAAAAACTCTGTTAGCTAGTTAG
- the rplB gene encoding 50S ribosomal protein L2 — translation MGTRSYRPYTPSTRQVIVSDFAEITKTEPEKSLTESVHRPKGRNNQGRITSRRRGGGHKQLYRIIDFKRDKRDIAATVTAIEYDPNRNARIALVLYADGEKRYILHPNGLKVGATIIAGAEAPFEDGNALPLSRIPLGTTVHNVEMTPGKGGQIVRAAGAKAEVAAKEGNYVTLKLPSGEVRLIRRECYATIGQVGNTDARNLSAGKAGRNRWKGRRPKVRGSVMNPVDHPHGGGEGRAPIGRSGPVTPWGKPTLGAKTRNRKKASTKLIVRRRRKSSKRGRGGRQS, via the coding sequence ATGGGTACTCGTTCTTATCGCCCTTATACCCCCAGTACTCGCCAAGTTATAGTCTCCGACTTCGCGGAAATTACCAAAACTGAGCCAGAAAAATCACTAACTGAGTCAGTACACCGTCCCAAAGGACGGAACAATCAAGGGCGGATAACCAGCCGTCGTCGGGGTGGCGGCCACAAACAACTTTACCGGATTATCGACTTTAAGAGAGATAAACGGGATATTGCTGCTACAGTCACAGCAATTGAATACGATCCTAACCGCAATGCGCGCATCGCTCTGGTGTTGTACGCAGATGGCGAAAAACGGTATATTTTACATCCTAATGGATTGAAAGTTGGCGCAACAATTATTGCTGGCGCTGAAGCTCCGTTTGAAGATGGTAATGCCTTACCTCTGTCTAGAATTCCTTTAGGTACTACAGTTCACAACGTCGAAATGACTCCAGGTAAAGGTGGTCAAATCGTGCGTGCTGCTGGTGCAAAAGCCGAAGTTGCGGCAAAAGAGGGTAATTATGTCACTCTCAAGCTACCTTCTGGTGAAGTGCGCCTGATTCGCCGTGAATGCTACGCCACCATTGGACAAGTAGGGAATACCGACGCGAGAAACCTCAGTGCTGGTAAAGCCGGACGAAATCGCTGGAAAGGTCGTCGTCCCAAGGTCAGAGGTAGCGTCATGAACCCGGTAGACCACCCACATGGTGGTGGTGAAGGTAGAGCGCCCATCGGTAGATCGGGTCCTGTGACACCTTGGGGTAAACCTACTTTGGGTGCAAAGACACGTAATCGCAAGAAAGCGAGTACAAAATTAATTGTACGTCGTCGTCGTAAATCTTCTAAACGTGGACGTGGCGGTCGTCAGTCCTAG
- the rpsS gene encoding 30S ribosomal protein S19 yields the protein MGRSLKKGPFVADHLLSKLEKLNAKNEKQVIKTWSRASTILPMMVGHTIAVHNGRQHVPVFVNEQMVGHKLGEFAPTRTYRGHGKSDKKSGR from the coding sequence ATGGGTCGTTCTCTAAAAAAAGGTCCTTTCGTTGCCGATCATTTGCTCAGTAAGCTGGAAAAGCTGAACGCAAAAAATGAAAAGCAAGTGATCAAAACTTGGTCAAGAGCCTCGACAATTTTACCTATGATGGTAGGCCATACAATAGCTGTTCACAACGGAAGACAACACGTTCCAGTGTTTGTAAATGAACAGATGGTAGGTCATAAGTTGGGAGAATTTGCCCCAACACGTACCTACAGAGGTCATGGTAAAAGTGACAAAAAATCAGGCAGATAA
- the rpsH gene encoding 30S ribosomal protein S8 yields MAANDTIADMLTRIRNANLARHQTTQVPATKMTRNIAKVLQNEGFIAEFEESGEGVKLNLVISLKYKGKNRQPLITALKRVSKPGLRVYSNRKELPRVLGGIGIAIISTSSGIMTDREARRQNLGGEVLCYVW; encoded by the coding sequence ATGGCGGCTAACGACACAATTGCAGATATGCTGACGCGCATCCGCAATGCTAATCTGGCAAGGCATCAAACTACACAAGTGCCAGCAACAAAAATGACTCGTAATATTGCTAAAGTTCTACAGAACGAAGGCTTTATTGCTGAATTCGAAGAATCAGGAGAAGGGGTAAAACTCAATCTGGTGATTTCCCTAAAATACAAAGGCAAAAATCGCCAACCCCTAATCACCGCCTTAAAGCGGGTGAGCAAACCTGGTTTGCGAGTTTACTCTAATCGAAAAGAATTACCCAGAGTATTAGGTGGTATTGGTATCGCTATTATTTCCACATCCAGTGGTATTATGACTGACCGCGAAGCACGCCGTCAGAATTTAGGTGGTGAAGTGCTTTGCTACGTTTGGTAG